Proteins encoded together in one Pseudomonas sp. ADAK13 window:
- the uvrA gene encoding excinuclease ABC subunit UvrA, producing MTSQRNLPPDASLSNQRPGFVRVRGAREHNLRNVDVDIPRDALVVFTGVSGSGKSSLAFSTVYAEAQRRYFESVAPYARRLIDQVGVPDVDSIEGLPPAVALQQQRGTPSTRSSVGSVTTLSSLIRMLYSRAGSYPAGQPMLYAEDFSANLPQGACPQCHGLGRVYEVTEALMVPDPSLTIRQRAVASWPLAWQGQNQRDILVTLGYDVDIPWRDLPKKQRDWILFTEETPTVPVYAGFTPAQTRDALKRKLEPSYQGTFTGARRYILHTFTHSQSALMKKRVSQFMQGSPCPLCEGKRLNKAALSVKFAGVDIGELSQMSLLQLAELLRPVAEGQGDKKLSVEKRLAAQRIAQDLLERVSTLTDLGLGYLALERSTPTLSSGELQRLRLATQLGSQLFGVIYVLDEPSAGLHPADGEALFAALDRLKAAGNSLFVVEHDLETMRRADWLIDVGPAAGEHGGQVLYSGPPAGLAQIEASQTREYLFAEKRPVSQPPRQPTGWLSLEGVTRNNLNGLSVDFPLGCFTAVTGISGSGKSSLVSQALLELVGAGLGRVVESEDEPSLEDDAPQTSGGRISGGLEHIRRLVQVDQKPIGRTPRSNLATYTGLFDNVRKLFAATPAAKKRNYDAGQFSFNVAKGRCPNCEGEGFVSVELLFMPSVYAPCPTCHGARYNPQTLAIKWQGLTIAQVLGLTVEQAVEVFSEQPGVLRSLQVLRDIGLGYLRLGQPATELSGGEAQRIKLATELQRNARGATLYVLDEPTTGLHPRDVDRLLSQLNHLVEAGHTVIVVEHEMRVVAQSDWVIDIGPGAGDRGGKVVVSGTPQTVAKSKSSRTAAFLGRELG from the coding sequence ATGACTTCCCAGCGCAACCTGCCCCCCGACGCCTCACTCTCCAACCAACGCCCAGGCTTCGTCCGGGTGCGGGGCGCCCGGGAACACAACCTGCGCAACGTCGACGTCGACATCCCCCGCGACGCGCTGGTGGTGTTCACCGGCGTGTCAGGCTCCGGCAAATCCTCGCTGGCATTCTCCACCGTCTACGCGGAAGCCCAGCGCCGCTACTTCGAATCCGTCGCGCCCTACGCCCGCCGCCTGATCGACCAGGTGGGCGTACCCGATGTCGACTCCATCGAAGGCCTGCCCCCCGCGGTGGCCCTGCAACAACAGCGCGGCACGCCCAGCACGCGCTCCTCGGTGGGCAGTGTCACCACCTTGTCCAGCCTGATCCGCATGCTCTACTCCCGCGCCGGCAGCTACCCGGCGGGGCAGCCGATGCTCTACGCCGAAGACTTTTCCGCCAACCTGCCACAAGGCGCCTGCCCGCAATGCCACGGCCTTGGCCGCGTGTACGAAGTGACCGAAGCCCTGATGGTGCCCGATCCGTCCCTCACCATACGCCAGCGCGCCGTGGCGTCCTGGCCGCTGGCGTGGCAAGGCCAGAACCAGCGCGACATCCTCGTCACCCTGGGCTACGACGTCGACATCCCCTGGCGCGACCTGCCGAAAAAACAGCGCGACTGGATCCTCTTCACCGAAGAAACGCCCACCGTTCCGGTGTACGCCGGCTTCACGCCAGCCCAAACCCGCGACGCTCTCAAACGTAAACTGGAACCCAGCTACCAGGGCACTTTCACCGGCGCCCGGCGCTACATCCTGCACACCTTCACCCACTCCCAAAGCGCCCTGATGAAAAAGCGCGTCTCGCAATTCATGCAGGGCAGCCCATGCCCGTTGTGCGAAGGCAAACGCCTGAACAAGGCCGCGCTGTCAGTGAAATTTGCCGGCGTGGACATTGGTGAACTGTCGCAAATGTCCCTGCTGCAACTCGCCGAACTCCTGCGCCCGGTGGCCGAAGGGCAGGGCGACAAAAAACTCTCTGTGGAAAAACGCCTGGCTGCCCAACGCATTGCCCAGGACCTGCTGGAGCGCGTCAGCACCCTGACCGACCTTGGCCTGGGCTACCTGGCCCTGGAACGCAGCACGCCGACCCTGTCCTCCGGCGAACTGCAACGCCTGCGCCTGGCCACCCAACTGGGCTCGCAACTGTTCGGCGTGATCTACGTGCTCGACGAACCCTCCGCCGGCCTGCACCCCGCCGACGGCGAAGCCCTGTTCGCCGCCCTCGACCGCTTGAAGGCTGCCGGCAACTCCCTGTTCGTGGTGGAACACGATCTGGAAACCATGCGCCGCGCCGACTGGCTGATCGACGTCGGCCCCGCTGCCGGCGAGCACGGCGGCCAGGTCCTGTACAGCGGCCCACCCGCAGGCCTCGCGCAGATCGAAGCCTCGCAAACCCGCGAATACCTGTTCGCCGAAAAACGCCCGGTCAGCCAACCCCCGCGCCAACCCACCGGCTGGCTGAGCCTGGAAGGCGTGACGCGCAACAACCTCAACGGCCTGAGCGTGGACTTCCCCCTGGGCTGCTTCACCGCCGTCACCGGCATCTCCGGCTCGGGCAAATCCAGCCTCGTCAGCCAGGCACTGCTGGAGCTGGTAGGCGCAGGCCTGGGCCGCGTGGTGGAAAGCGAAGACGAACCCAGCCTGGAAGACGACGCCCCGCAAACCAGCGGCGGGCGCATCAGCGGCGGCCTGGAACACATCCGCCGTTTGGTTCAAGTGGACCAGAAGCCCATCGGCCGCACACCGCGCTCCAACCTCGCGACCTACACCGGGTTGTTCGACAACGTGCGCAAACTGTTCGCCGCTACTCCGGCGGCGAAAAAGCGGAATTACGACGCCGGGCAGTTCTCCTTCAACGTCGCCAAAGGGCGCTGCCCGAACTGCGAAGGCGAGGGGTTTGTCAGCGTTGAATTGCTGTTCATGCCCAGCGTGTACGCGCCATGCCCGACGTGCCACGGCGCGCGGTACAACCCGCAAACCCTGGCGATCAAGTGGCAAGGGCTGACCATCGCCCAAGTGCTGGGGCTGACCGTTGAACAGGCGGTCGAGGTATTTTCCGAGCAACCGGGCGTGCTGCGCTCACTCCAAGTACTGCGCGATATTGGCTTGGGCTATTTGCGCCTTGGCCAGCCGGCCACGGAGCTGTCGGGCGGCGAGGCGCAGCGCATCAAGCTGGCGACCGAGTTGCAACGCAATGCCCGGGGCGCGACGTTGTATGTGCTGGATGAGCCGACGACCGGGCTGCATCCGCGGGATGTGGACCGGTTGTTGAGCCAGTTGAACCATCTGGTGGAGGCGGGGCATACGGTGATCGTGGTCGAGCATGAAATGCGCGTGGTGGCGCAGAGTGATTGGGTGATTGATATCGGGCCGGGGGCCGGGGATAGAGGCGGGAAGGTGGTGGTGAGTGGCACGCCGCAGACAGTTGCGAAGAGCAAGAGCAGCCGGACTGCGGCGTTTTTGGGGCGGGAGTTGGGATGA
- a CDS encoding ATP-binding protein — MQFLSNTHGCEGWAGEMAQRIRAFDWSGTDLGPLDHWPGSLVSAVQMMLASPMPMVMLWGPAGYMIYNDSYSVFAGGRHPYLLGVPVELGWPEVADFNRHVVDTCLAGGTLSYRNLPLELLRDGRPEEVWMDLYYSPVAGDDQRPGGVLAIVVETTEHMISERLRQELTHNLEQRVAAEVQARSTAEEQLRQSQKLEAIGGLTGGVAHDFNNLLQVVAGNLHLLARHEPDNPQVQRRVSAAIAAVERGAKLTSQLLAFARRQPLSPAVYNPLRIYEGLGELLQRALGETIHIDVQLPQDPWCINVDRNQLENALLNLAINARDAMKGEGVIRITGENIILNPPDCAGKSISPGEYVRLAVSDSGAGMSATIMARAFEPFFTTKPDGHGTGLGLSMVFGFVRQSGGHVEVESEVGSGTLVQMYFPRSLEEPQSQEAPVELTQHTGGQETILVVEDNEGVRTAAVELLEQSGYTVLIAEDGDKAMRMLRAGLQPDLIFTDVVMPGRVKSTDLAEWAREQVPAVAVLFTSGHTRDILSSNHLLSQDIHLLSKPYSPDELAQRVRSVLTSRMM, encoded by the coding sequence ATGCAGTTTTTATCGAATACCCACGGCTGTGAAGGCTGGGCTGGGGAAATGGCCCAGAGGATTCGTGCTTTCGACTGGTCCGGCACCGACCTCGGCCCGCTGGACCACTGGCCCGGCAGCCTGGTGAGTGCCGTGCAGATGATGCTGGCCTCGCCGATGCCCATGGTGATGCTGTGGGGGCCGGCGGGTTACATGATCTACAACGACAGCTATTCGGTGTTTGCCGGTGGCCGTCACCCGTATCTGCTGGGGGTGCCGGTGGAATTGGGCTGGCCGGAAGTCGCCGACTTCAACCGCCATGTGGTCGACACCTGCCTGGCCGGCGGCACCTTGTCGTACCGCAATCTGCCCCTGGAACTGCTGCGCGACGGCCGCCCGGAAGAAGTCTGGATGGACCTGTATTACAGCCCTGTAGCCGGCGATGACCAGCGGCCGGGCGGGGTGTTGGCGATTGTGGTGGAGACCACCGAACATATGATCTCCGAGCGCCTGCGCCAGGAACTCACCCACAACCTGGAGCAGCGCGTCGCGGCGGAAGTGCAGGCCCGCTCCACCGCCGAAGAGCAGCTGCGCCAGTCGCAGAAGCTGGAAGCCATCGGTGGCCTGACCGGCGGCGTGGCCCACGACTTCAACAACCTGCTGCAAGTGGTCGCCGGTAACCTGCACCTGCTGGCCCGGCATGAGCCGGACAACCCCCAGGTGCAGCGCCGGGTCAGCGCCGCGATTGCGGCGGTGGAGCGCGGGGCCAAGCTCACCTCGCAACTGCTGGCGTTTGCCCGTCGCCAGCCACTCTCGCCAGCGGTGTACAACCCGCTGCGCATCTACGAAGGCCTGGGCGAACTGCTGCAGCGGGCGCTGGGAGAAACCATCCACATTGATGTGCAACTGCCTCAAGACCCGTGGTGCATCAACGTCGACCGCAATCAACTGGAAAACGCCTTGCTGAACCTCGCGATCAACGCCCGGGACGCCATGAAAGGCGAGGGCGTGATTCGGATCACTGGCGAAAACATCATCCTCAACCCCCCGGACTGTGCCGGCAAAAGCATCAGCCCCGGCGAGTACGTGCGCCTGGCCGTCTCCGACAGTGGCGCCGGCATGTCGGCGACGATCATGGCGCGGGCCTTCGAACCGTTTTTCACCACCAAGCCGGATGGCCACGGCACCGGGCTGGGGTTGAGCATGGTGTTCGGGTTCGTGCGGCAAAGTGGCGGACACGTCGAGGTGGAGAGCGAAGTGGGTAGCGGCACCTTGGTGCAGATGTATTTCCCGCGCAGCCTCGAAGAGCCGCAAAGCCAAGAAGCGCCCGTCGAGCTCACCCAACACACCGGCGGCCAGGAGACCATCCTGGTGGTCGAGGACAACGAAGGCGTACGCACCGCCGCGGTGGAACTGCTGGAACAATCCGGCTACACCGTGCTGATCGCCGAAGACGGCGACAAGGCCATGAGGATGTTGCGCGCCGGCCTGCAACCGGACCTGATCTTTACCGACGTAGTGATGCCGGGGCGGGTCAAAAGCACCGACCTGGCCGAGTGGGCGCGTGAGCAAGTGCCGGCGGTGGCGGTGCTGTTTACCTCCGGGCATACCCGCGACATTCTTTCCAGCAACCACCTGCTGAGCCAGGATATTCACCTGCTGAGCAAACCCTACAGCCCGGATGAGTTGGCGCAGCGGGTGCGCTCGGTGCTGACCTCCCGGATGATGTGA
- a CDS encoding error-prone DNA polymerase, with translation MKYAELHCLSNFSFQRGASSARELFERAKQQGYEALAITDECTLSGIVRAWQAAKAVELPLIIGSEMRLENGPKLVLLVENLEGYQHLCRLITIARRRAEKGHYRLLPEDFTCVQGLLALWMAEDTDTQAHIQWLRSTFTDRLWLAVELHCGQNDARHLEQRLNLAASLHLPAVACGDVHMHVRGRRALQDTMTAIRHHVPVAEAGTRLHPNGERHLRTLDALAALYPAHLLEESLNIARRCTFDLGQLRYQYPRELVPEGQTPGTWLRTLTEEGIAQRWPDGVDAKTLGQINDELKLITELGYESYFLTVHDIVRFARSRSILCQGRGSAANSAVCFALGITEIDPSLMNMLFERFLSRERNEPPDIDVDFEHERREEVLQYVFQRYGRTRAALTAVVSSYHGAGAVRDVAKALGLPPDQVNALADCCGRWSDEAPPLERLREGGFDPDSPVLRRVLTLTQQLIGFPRHLSQHPGGFVISEHPLDTLVPVENAAMAERTIIQWDKDDLDAVGLLKVDILALGMLSAIRRCFDLLRRHRNQDLSLASVPKEDAAIYAMISKADTIGVFQIESRAQMSMLPRLRPEKFYDLVIEVAIVRPGPIQGGMVHPYLRRRNKEEPETYPSPELESVLKRTLGIPLFQEQVMQIAMVAADYSPGEADQLRRSMAAWKRHGGLEPHQQRLRTGMLKNGYTEAFAAQIFEQIKGFGSYGFPESHAASFALLTYASCWLKCHEPAAFACALINSWPMGFYSPDQILQDARRHHLQIRPVDVQTSDWDCSLEPIDGQQPAIHMGLRMISGFREEDGRRIETARQVRAFSDIADLGERALLDTRAQELLADAGALRGLAGHRHRARWEVAGVQKQLGLFAGVASPEEAVVELLQPTVGEDLYADYASVGTTLGPHPLALLRDELRARRCRSSQELLRVEHGRNVSVAGLVTGRQRPGTASGVTFVTLEDEFGNINVVVWRDLAERQRQALVGSRLLKVDGRWEAVGEVRHLIAGRLTDLTPLLSGINVRSRDFR, from the coding sequence ATGAAGTACGCGGAGCTGCATTGCCTGTCCAACTTCAGCTTCCAGCGTGGCGCCTCCAGTGCGCGGGAACTGTTTGAACGGGCCAAACAGCAAGGCTATGAGGCCCTGGCGATCACCGATGAATGCACTTTGTCGGGCATCGTCCGTGCCTGGCAGGCGGCCAAGGCGGTCGAGTTGCCGCTGATTATCGGCAGTGAGATGCGCCTCGAAAACGGCCCCAAGCTGGTGCTGCTGGTGGAGAACCTGGAGGGCTACCAGCACCTGTGCCGGCTGATCACCATCGCCCGCCGCCGTGCGGAAAAAGGTCACTACCGGCTGCTGCCGGAAGACTTCACCTGCGTGCAAGGTCTGCTGGCGTTATGGATGGCTGAAGACACCGACACCCAGGCCCATATCCAATGGCTGCGCAGCACCTTCACCGACCGCCTGTGGCTGGCGGTGGAGTTGCACTGCGGTCAGAACGATGCCCGCCACCTTGAGCAACGCCTGAACCTGGCCGCCAGCCTGCACTTGCCGGCGGTGGCCTGCGGCGATGTGCACATGCATGTGCGTGGCCGCCGTGCGCTGCAAGACACCATGACCGCGATCCGTCATCACGTCCCGGTGGCCGAGGCCGGCACGCGCCTGCACCCCAATGGCGAGCGGCACTTGCGCACACTCGACGCATTGGCCGCGCTGTACCCGGCGCACTTGCTGGAAGAGTCCCTGAACATCGCCCGGCGTTGCACCTTTGACCTGGGCCAGTTGCGCTATCAATACCCGCGAGAACTGGTGCCCGAAGGGCAAACTCCGGGAACCTGGCTGCGCACCCTGACCGAAGAGGGCATCGCCCAGCGCTGGCCCGACGGTGTCGACGCCAAGACCCTTGGGCAGATCAACGATGAGCTGAAGTTGATCACCGAGCTGGGCTACGAAAGCTACTTCCTCACCGTGCACGACATTGTGCGCTTCGCCCGCAGCCGTTCGATCCTGTGCCAGGGCCGCGGCTCGGCGGCCAACTCGGCGGTGTGTTTTGCCCTGGGCATCACCGAGATCGACCCCAGCCTGATGAACATGTTGTTCGAGCGCTTCCTGTCACGGGAGCGCAACGAGCCGCCCGACATCGACGTGGACTTCGAACACGAACGCCGCGAAGAAGTGCTGCAATACGTCTTCCAGCGCTACGGCCGCACCCGCGCCGCGTTGACGGCGGTGGTCAGCAGCTACCACGGCGCCGGTGCGGTGCGCGATGTGGCCAAGGCCCTCGGGTTGCCGCCGGATCAGGTCAACGCCCTGGCCGACTGCTGCGGGCGCTGGAGCGATGAAGCGCCGCCCCTGGAGCGCCTGCGCGAAGGCGGCTTCGACCCCGACAGCCCGGTGTTGCGCCGGGTGCTCACACTCACTCAGCAACTGATCGGCTTCCCCCGGCACCTGTCCCAGCACCCCGGCGGCTTCGTGATTTCCGAACACCCGCTGGACACCCTGGTGCCGGTGGAAAATGCCGCCATGGCCGAGCGCACCATCATCCAGTGGGACAAGGACGACCTCGACGCGGTGGGCCTGCTCAAGGTGGATATTCTTGCGCTGGGCATGCTCAGCGCGATTCGCCGCTGCTTCGACCTGTTGCGCCGCCATCGCAATCAAGACCTGAGCCTGGCCTCGGTCCCCAAGGAAGACGCGGCGATCTACGCGATGATCAGCAAGGCCGACACCATCGGCGTGTTCCAGATTGAATCGCGGGCGCAGATGTCGATGTTGCCGCGTTTGCGACCGGAAAAATTCTACGACCTGGTGATTGAGGTCGCTATCGTGCGACCGGGCCCGATCCAGGGCGGCATGGTGCACCCGTACCTGCGGCGGCGGAACAAGGAAGAACCCGAAACCTACCCATCGCCGGAACTGGAAAGCGTGCTCAAGCGCACCCTGGGCATCCCGCTGTTCCAGGAACAGGTCATGCAGATCGCCATGGTCGCTGCCGACTACAGCCCCGGCGAGGCCGACCAGTTGCGCCGTTCCATGGCCGCCTGGAAACGCCACGGCGGCCTCGAACCCCACCAGCAGCGCCTGCGCACCGGCATGCTGAAAAACGGCTACACCGAAGCCTTCGCCGCGCAGATTTTCGAGCAGATCAAGGGCTTTGGCAGCTACGGGTTTCCCGAGTCCCACGCCGCCAGTTTCGCCTTGCTGACCTACGCCAGTTGCTGGCTCAAATGCCACGAACCGGCAGCGTTTGCCTGCGCCCTGATCAACAGCTGGCCCATGGGTTTCTACAGCCCCGACCAGATCCTGCAGGACGCCCGGCGCCATCATTTGCAGATCCGCCCGGTGGACGTGCAGACCAGTGACTGGGACTGCAGCCTTGAACCGATCGACGGCCAGCAACCGGCCATTCACATGGGCTTGCGGATGATCTCCGGGTTTCGCGAAGAGGATGGCCGGCGCATCGAAACAGCGCGCCAGGTCCGGGCATTTTCCGATATTGCCGACCTCGGCGAACGCGCCCTCCTGGACACCCGCGCCCAGGAGCTGCTGGCGGATGCCGGGGCCTTGCGTGGCCTGGCCGGGCATCGGCACCGGGCGCGCTGGGAGGTGGCCGGGGTGCAGAAACAACTCGGCCTGTTTGCCGGGGTGGCCAGCCCCGAAGAGGCGGTGGTGGAGCTGCTGCAACCGACGGTGGGCGAGGATTTGTATGCCGACTACGCCAGCGTCGGCACCACCCTCGGTCCACATCCCCTGGCGTTGTTGCGCGATGAACTGCGGGCGCGGCGTTGTCGCAGTTCCCAAGAGTTGCTGCGGGTCGAGCATGGACGCAATGTCAGCGTCGCCGGTTTGGTCACCGGTCGACAACGCCCGGGGACCGCCAGCGGCGTCACCTTTGTCACCCTGGAAGATGAGTTCGGCAATATCAACGTAGTGGTCTGGCGTGATTTGGCCGAGCGCCAACGCCAGGCGCTGGTGGGCTCGCGGCTGCTCAAAGTGGACGGGCGCTGGGAGGCAGTGGGGGAGGTTCGGCACCTGATCGCCGGACGCTTGACCGACCTGACCCCCTTGTTGTCAGGCATCAATGTGCGCAGCCGGGATTTTCGCTGA
- a CDS encoding Y-family DNA polymerase, with translation MRWVCIVFPQLALDGVLRSRPEPDQPLALLAGTPQRRVLQTVNDAARKLGLRPGQSLTAAHALTKAFACAEYDPAQIEYWQQFLAAWAYRFSSQVSVYYPRALLFEIESSLGLFGPWPQLEARLRKELTELGFRHRIVAAPNPAAARILANAYDGLAVADDPCLQHALAPIPIDRAGLDPHAATALSRMGLRTLAQVQALPRHTLARRFDAALLKHLDALSGQRPLALAFYQPPDRFDVRIELNFDVSSHQALLFPLRRLTGDLSAFLCGRDSGVQRFDLHLEHAAEPDTLIKVGLLSAERDAAMLFELARGRLEQVQVTSPVRGFRLVAQDLPVFVPQRQDLFDERPQQTLPWEQLRERLRARLGDEAVQGLRFHADHRPECAWQPGADLRPCVPSNTVQRPGWLLPEPTPLAEQGLQILMGPERIESGWWDGADVRRDYYLVRTRAGQQGWAYRAVGESGALWLQGWFA, from the coding sequence ATGCGCTGGGTGTGTATTGTCTTCCCGCAATTGGCGCTGGACGGGGTGCTGCGTTCGCGCCCCGAGCCGGATCAGCCGTTGGCCCTGCTGGCCGGCACGCCGCAGCGGCGGGTGCTGCAAACCGTCAATGACGCCGCACGCAAACTCGGCCTGCGCCCCGGCCAATCCCTGACGGCAGCCCATGCCTTGACCAAGGCGTTTGCCTGCGCCGAATACGACCCGGCGCAGATCGAATACTGGCAGCAGTTTCTGGCCGCCTGGGCCTACCGTTTCAGTTCCCAGGTCAGCGTGTATTACCCACGGGCGTTGCTGTTCGAAATCGAATCGAGCCTGGGCCTGTTCGGTCCGTGGCCGCAGCTTGAGGCGCGCTTGCGCAAGGAACTGACCGAACTGGGGTTTCGTCACCGCATCGTCGCCGCACCGAACCCGGCGGCGGCGCGGATATTGGCGAATGCCTACGACGGCCTGGCCGTGGCCGATGACCCATGCCTGCAACACGCCCTGGCACCCATCCCCATCGACCGCGCCGGCCTCGACCCGCACGCCGCCACCGCGTTATCACGCATGGGCTTGCGCACCCTGGCCCAGGTGCAGGCGTTGCCCCGGCATACCCTGGCCCGGCGCTTTGACGCGGCGCTGCTCAAGCACCTCGATGCACTGAGCGGGCAACGGCCCCTGGCCCTGGCGTTCTACCAGCCGCCGGACCGCTTCGATGTGCGCATCGAGCTGAATTTTGATGTGTCGTCCCACCAGGCCTTGCTGTTTCCGTTGCGCCGTTTGACCGGCGACCTGTCGGCTTTTTTGTGTGGCCGCGACAGTGGCGTGCAGCGCTTTGACCTGCACCTGGAACACGCCGCTGAACCCGACACCCTCATCAAGGTTGGCCTGCTCAGCGCCGAGCGCGACGCGGCGATGCTGTTCGAACTGGCCCGTGGTCGCCTGGAGCAGGTGCAAGTCACCTCGCCGGTGCGTGGCTTTCGCCTGGTGGCCCAGGACCTGCCGGTGTTTGTGCCCCAGCGCCAGGACCTGTTCGACGAGCGCCCGCAACAAACCCTGCCGTGGGAACAACTGCGTGAACGCCTGCGGGCGCGGCTGGGGGACGAGGCGGTGCAAGGCCTGCGCTTTCACGCCGACCACCGCCCCGAATGCGCCTGGCAACCCGGTGCTGACCTGCGCCCGTGCGTGCCCTCAAACACTGTGCAGCGCCCCGGCTGGTTGTTGCCTGAACCGACGCCCCTGGCCGAACAGGGCCTGCAAATTTTGATGGGCCCGGAGCGCATCGAGTCCGGCTGGTGGGATGGCGCCGATGTGCGCCGCGATTACTACCTGGTGCGCACCCGCGCGGGCCAGCAGGGCTGGGCTTATCGCGCTGTGGGCGAAAGCGGCGCGCTGTGGCTGCAAGGCTGGTTTGCATGA
- the imuA gene encoding translesion DNA synthesis-associated protein ImuA, which produces MGAVVALDSLFNGGRVWKGRPAAPPASVHPTGLAALDAVLPSGGWPEAALSEILMAKEGVGELQLVWPTLARLSAAGERIVLVAPPYTPYPHAWQNAGVDVRQLSVIQADERDALWAVEQCLRSGSCGAVLCWPRKADDRALRRLQVAAETGQTLAFAWRSLNEAINPSPAALRLAVEASPAQVRVLKCRGGLAHPAPIALGH; this is translated from the coding sequence ATGGGCGCCGTCGTTGCACTGGACTCGCTGTTCAATGGCGGCCGGGTCTGGAAAGGCCGGCCCGCCGCGCCGCCTGCCAGCGTGCATCCCACCGGGCTTGCGGCCCTGGATGCGGTGCTGCCCAGCGGCGGCTGGCCGGAAGCGGCGTTGAGCGAAATCCTGATGGCGAAGGAGGGCGTGGGTGAGTTGCAACTGGTGTGGCCGACCCTGGCGCGCTTGTCAGCGGCTGGCGAGCGCATCGTGCTGGTGGCGCCGCCTTACACGCCGTACCCCCACGCCTGGCAAAACGCCGGGGTGGATGTGCGCCAGCTTTCGGTGATCCAGGCCGATGAGCGCGACGCCTTGTGGGCGGTGGAGCAATGCCTGCGTTCCGGCAGTTGTGGCGCGGTGCTGTGCTGGCCGCGCAAGGCCGATGACCGGGCCTTGCGCCGCTTGCAGGTGGCGGCGGAAACCGGCCAGACCCTGGCCTTCGCCTGGCGCTCCTTGAACGAGGCCATCAACCCGTCACCGGCCGCCTTGCGCCTGGCGGTGGAGGCCAGCCCGGCACAGGTGCGGGTGCTCAAGTGCCGGGGCGGCCTGGCCCATCCCGCGCCCATTGCGCTTGGGCACTGA
- the lexA gene encoding transcriptional repressor LexA — translation MYSMTNLTPRRTAILTFIRDRIAQQGQSPSLAEIAEAFGFASRSVARKHVVALTEGGFIEVNPNQARGIRLLNQPARPELLDIPVLGRVAAGLPIGADAEVHNRLLLDPALFAKTPDYLLRVQGDSMIEDGILDGDLVGVRRSAEALNGQIVVARLDGEVTIKRFEHVGERVRLLPRNPAYQPIVVRPDQDLAIEGVFCGLVRQG, via the coding sequence ATGTACTCCATGACGAACTTAACGCCCCGCCGTACCGCCATCCTGACCTTTATCCGCGACCGCATCGCGCAGCAAGGCCAGTCCCCCAGCCTCGCCGAGATCGCCGAGGCGTTCGGCTTTGCCTCCCGCAGTGTGGCGCGCAAGCATGTGGTGGCGCTGACCGAGGGCGGCTTTATCGAGGTCAACCCGAACCAGGCCCGTGGCATTCGCCTGCTCAATCAGCCGGCGCGGCCTGAGCTGCTGGACATCCCGGTGCTTGGCCGGGTGGCCGCCGGCCTGCCCATCGGCGCCGATGCCGAGGTTCACAATCGCCTGCTGCTCGACCCGGCCCTGTTCGCGAAAACCCCGGATTACCTGCTGCGGGTGCAGGGCGATTCGATGATCGAAGACGGCATCCTCGATGGCGACCTGGTGGGCGTGCGCCGCAGTGCCGAGGCCTTGAACGGGCAGATCGTGGTGGCGCGCCTGGACGGTGAAGTCACCATCAAGCGTTTCGAACACGTGGGCGAGCGCGTGCGCCTGCTGCCGCGCAACCCCGCCTATCAACCCATCGTGGTGCGGCCTGATCAGGACCTTGCCATCGAAGGGGTGTTTTGCGGTTTGGTGAGGCAAGGCTGA